The sequence below is a genomic window from Miscanthus floridulus cultivar M001 unplaced genomic scaffold, ASM1932011v1 os_2477_3, whole genome shotgun sequence.
CCGCACCAGCTATCTCGGCAACACCAATCTTGATgcatctttctctttctcttctctcATGTGCCAATACGGAGTCACCGCCGCCGCCCATCTCTTCGTAACCCGGCAACTGCAGCTCCGGCCGGCACCGCCCGCACCCCGTCAGCTACAGGTCCGGCCTGCGGCAGCCCCCACCGACGCATGCGGCCCCGGCCGGCATCGCCCCGCACCCCGGCACCTCCAGCTCCGGCCATCGCGCCGCCCACCTAGGCACCTACAGCTCCGGCCGGCATTGCGGGGAAACCGCAAAACAAACCACGAAGGGAGGCAAGGCAAACAGACGGCAAGCGATAGGAACGAACCAAGAGAAGCCTTTCCAGGTGTCGCCCTCCCCTTCTTTCCCTGCTCCGTCACAAGGTGGTTTGCGTGCGACGCGTCATTGAGATTGTGCACCAGCGACGTTCCCTGTCTGAACTCCGCCGGACGGACGTCGACGTTGTCGCGCTGTGGATCAAGGTACAGAACGCTTAAATTCCGTAACTATAATGACGATGGTAATCGCCTCGTCACAGTTCGGAATTCTTGAGACTGAAACCAAATTTGACCCAAGTTTTAGTAGAGACTAGAGACCAAGAAATGGCAACGAGACGACGATCAATTTGGACCGCAGACACGGACACGAGACGAAATAGATACTAGAGTACGTAATACTTGGAATCTTGCAGGTTTCACTAAGCACTTGGAGACGATTCCATTTCATTCCATTCACAAAAGAAGCACGGTCGCGCACACCCCTCAGCTTCACCATCAGCAGAAACATGAACAATAGAGCACCCAACATGCCACTACGTACGTACCACTACGATTCTACTGCTACTCTGCCACTGCCAGTGCCGAACGACTGCGGACTTCTAGGCGATGGTGACCTGCACGGACTTGGTCTTCTTCTCCGGCGGCGGCAGCTTCTTCGCGGTGACGGTGAGCACGCCGTTCTCGCAGCGCGCCGCGACGCCGCCCGTGTCCGCGTCCTCCGGCAGCCGGAACTTGCGCGCGAACGACCGCGGTGCCGCGCCGCGCTCCAGCCGGATGTACCGGCACCCCtcgccttcctcctcttcctcgcgCTTCCGCTTCCCGCTGCCACCCTTCATCACAAGCACCCGGTCCTCCTCCAGCGTCACCTGAAACGACGCGCACGGCGGATGGGGTCAGTTTGCTCAGTCTGGTCATCAGCGAGGATGGCCAACGAGGATGGATGGCGAAACCGCACGGCGCGGGAGCGTACCTGGATGTCGGACTTGGAGAGGCCGGGCACGTCGACCACGAACGCGTACTCACCGGGGGTCTCCACGATGTCCACCGGCGCGCCGCCGCCGtaaccgccgccgccgagcccatGGACGCGGGCGTGCCCGTGCTGGTGCGCCGCGTGGTGGCCTCCCGAGCGCCGGTCGCCGTCCGCGGCGGCGAGGCGGTCCAGCACCTCCGGCAGGTGGAGGAGGCTGGTCACGGCCGTGTCGAACAGCTCCGTCatggctccctccctccctctctctctctctctctatcgcaCTAAACACTACGCGGCTCGCTTGATCCAACTGTGTTCGAGTGGTGAGATCTGCGGTGGCTTCCCTTGCTCTGAGCTCTGCGATGTGGCGAGGTGAAAAGGAAGGGGATGGGGCTATAAAGTGGGCGGCAACGAAAGTTCGAGATGTTTCAGAGGTGGTGTGCTGTCGCGTCCGGAAGGTCCTGGAGCCACTTGGAAGAACGCAGTGACTGGCCTACGCCCTACGGCCCTACGGGGAGCAGCTGCTTCAGTAAAATGCTCTTGGGCCGCAGTTAGGCCGATTTTTCGTGGGCCGGTTGGGCTCCTGCCTACAAACCCGCGGCACTTCGCAGATGCACGAGATCCATGTAGTAGGTCTGGCGTGAGGCCTCAGTGCCTGACTGAAGGATGGGGGCCTGCAACCTCTGTCTAGGTAGGTCCCATTTGGATGTGCTTACTTTAGCGTACTGATTTTTAGCACCAAGTTTCACCTTgctattttttttttgcgagaccaAGTTGTTTCACCTTGCTAATTAATTTTTCTAGCACAACTTTTCGCACTTGCCTGTTTAGATATACTCTAACTCATATATCATTCTACTCGTGTCTCCTTAGATAGGTTTTACTTCTACATATAGTTGGCCATacagcccgaggcacgacggcacgacacgaagcccgcttttttagcccgacacgagcacggcacggGCCGGTAACAtacgggcccgggctggcccggcccggcccgagggagcaagccgtgcctgggccgctgctcaggcccgtgggctggcacggcacggcccgaccTACGTCAGTCGGCCCGGCAGCGGCCCGGCCACCCCCCTCCTCACTCCACTTCCCCCCCCCGCGGCCCAGCTGGCCGGCCCACCATCCCCCGAACCCTAAGTTCCTAActcccttcccctccccctccccgcgCAGCATTCCCCTTCTCTCTGTCTCGCGCGGCCGCACCCGCACCCCTCCTCTCCCCCACGCCGTTGCGCATCCGCACCCCTCCTCCTCGCGCACAAGCTGCAGAACGCCACGGCGGCCATCCGCAACCTGCCTCGGGCTCCTCTCCTCCCGTCCCTCCACGAGGCCGCGCCTTGGGTGCGAGCGCGGCGTGCTCGAGCTCCTGCTTCCCCGCGGCTCGCCGAATCCCCTCCATCCCCTTCTCTTCTCGTGGGATCCAACGTCGAGCGCCGCCATCGCCTCCCGCAGTCCCGCTTCGGCCGCCGCGGGAACGAGCTCGCTGGCCCCAAGCTCCGCCCCGACGCCAGATCCGGCCACGAGCTCCGCCTCGACGCCACGATCTCCGGCTGCTCGCCGTCAGGGCCTCCGCCACGCTCTCCTCCCGGGCCGCCTCGGCCACAGCGCCCAGCCtactctctctcccttcccctgctGATGTGGGCCTCGGGCCGGCCTGGCCTGTTAAAAAGGCCGTGCTTTCTGGGCCGGCCCAACACGGAAAGTGGCCCgacgggccgtgcctgggccgtcggcGAGGCACGGTGGACTGGGACGGCACGGCCCGGCGGCCCGTCGTGATCTACCGTACCATGCCCTACCGGGCCGTGCCTGGCATGGGCCCGTGCCGGACCGGGCCGGGCAGCCTGAATGGCCAGCTATACTTCTACACTTATCGTTCCTCCTGTCTCCTTGCCATGGGCTTCACCATGTCAATAGACTAGGTCTTGTTTGATCGTAGTATGTAACAGCTAGTATTAATAAGCTAAAATTAACAAAGATAGATCTAAATAAGTTGTGCAGCTAAGCCAACTTTTCACATAGGGATCGTTTGGATTTTTTTCATTCCGAGAAATTAAAATATGTTTAAtagattaggctatttggcttggaattgaACATTCCATCACTtctcaaagttcacatataagcctatctcaaattcatagagtGGAATATGAAAATAGACTCTATAAATCACCATTCTATGTTTTTACTCCGCAACTTATAACACACTCCCCTATGGTAGAAATGCAACACATGGAATCTCTCGTATAACCAACAATAATATATtaatataatccatatacaatCAGATTATCTTAATTAATgtgtgtctaaattatgattattaaaatgaattcaattctaaGGATCCAAACATATTATATTAACAAAATCTATTAACAAgaagcagcctgttcgtttggctgtggcttgtcgtaaacgatcgtaaattttcagccggaatagtatttttctctcacaaagtgGTCAGTaatacttcttcatgaaccagcaacgatacgaaccagccaaccgaacaggccgaAGGAGGCTAGCAAACGCTAAAAATTAGCATATAATAGAACTAGTCATCCAAACACGCTACATGCCACTGTAATGAGCGAGCATACCTATCATACATTTTACATCTACGGTTGAAAATGAACGAGTAAAATCCTGTCCAAACACGCTACAGGCCGCCGTTGTATATTTTATCTGTCgatgtattttactacttttTTAGAAACAAAATCCAAAAACAGGACGACACACACGGGACAAGATGTTGGGGACAAGGATAGAAACAGGAACGGGTTTGACCCGTCCATTTTCTCAAGATACCGCATTTAGCTACAAAAGTCCTGTATTTGATccgtttttttttctcaaattcaAAATTGAAAATACTATGGGTAAGGTGTCCAGTCATCCTCGTGGGCCTCGACGCCGCACAAACGGCCCAACATTGCCACTCGTCTGGACACTATCTCCCGTTGCTTAATAAAAAAAACTCCGCTCTTCACTTTCCTCTCGAACCCACTATCAAATCGCCGCTGTGCTCCACCGCCGCGCTCTCCGCCGTGCTCGATCGACCACCATCCTTCCTCTCCACCATGCCCGAGCGCTGCCGCCCGCCTTTCTCCCTCTCCACCGCTCT
It includes:
- the LOC136535016 gene encoding 18.6 kDa class III heat shock protein-like yields the protein MTELFDTAVTSLLHLPEVLDRLAAADGDRRSGGHHAAHQHGHARVHGLGGGGYGGGAPVDIVETPGEYAFVVDVPGLSKSDIQVTLEEDRVLVMKGGSGKRKREEEEEGEGCRYIRLERGAAPRSFARKFRLPEDADTGGVAARCENGVLTVTAKKLPPPEKKTKSVQVTIA